The following are encoded in a window of Panicum virgatum strain AP13 chromosome 5N, P.virgatum_v5, whole genome shotgun sequence genomic DNA:
- the LOC120674461 gene encoding uncharacterized protein LOC120674461 encodes MSKQYLLRSTKMHHNQKKSHSSHQISSYNFAEKKDYDTILNYKFLTDNNHTFSLSRWSNDGRCFTEHWLIPLTIEIHGIPPYMFDVSSLGALLDPHCDIESYTMNKKTGTCTVEAYAAGIHCIPPTGFISYTTRNGLATSVHSYPVTLKTKFSPKVTQLGFDWIGEKYDEVHSKPVSPPYKDNEENIDSEMLREADKEIFEGIILSNQFYFSTAEKRLFTTTNSQPS; translated from the exons ATGTCGAAGCAATATTTGCTCAGATCTACAAAAATGCACCACAACCAGAAGAAATCTCATTCTTCCCACCAGATTTCATCCTACAATTTCGCAGAAAAAAAAGACTATGATACCATCTTGAATTACAAGTTCCTTACTGATAACAACCACACATTTTCTCTATCACGCTGGTCTAATGATGGCCGATGTTTCACAGAACATTGGCTAATTCCATTAACTATCGAGATACATGGCATACCGCCTTACATGTTTGATGTTAGTAGCCTAGGTGCACTTCTTGACCCTCATTGCGATATTGAGAGCTACACCATGAACAAGAAAACTGGAACATGCACTGTCGAAGCCTACGCAGCAGGCATCCATTGCATTCCACCAACAGGGTTCATTTCATATACAACACGCAACGGCCTTGCAACCAGTGTACACTCTTACCCTGTTACTCTGAAAACCAAATTCTCCCCTAAAGTAACACAGTTAGGTTTTGACTGGATCGGAGAGAAATATGATGAGGTCCATTCCAAACCCGTCAGCCCACCGTACAAAG ATAATGAAGAAAATATTGACTCGGAGATGTTAAGAGAAGCTGACAAAGAAATATTTGAAGGTATAATACTAAGTAACCAATTCTACTTTTCTACAGCAGAAAAAAGATTATTTACAACAACTAATAGTCAACCTTcttaa